The proteins below are encoded in one region of Effusibacillus dendaii:
- a CDS encoding DUF58 domain-containing protein: MVRTLIHVLLWAISLVAAYLYARFQGGFASWFLLSATSVIAVYEFLTRLLAGRGMRSRRFLSATGLTAGQDLDVELDVQFANRWPVVWLAIEDQIPRELQIRGAVNRRIFFPGFQTKLWMRYKISNLQRGKYTFGDTVFRTSDIFGFERRKMVHRRNDSITVYPKMVPIHTWNTVNRLNNGLSFAQNQAVEDTVNVLGIREYAPGDRLSQIHWRTTAKTGRLMTKEFEWHSTNEWVLFFNRNAEDFAAESLITFETAVTVAASLMRYGLHKKHAVGLVSYGKERMAIPPYRSQDQFLKVLDHLAVVQPDSELPFTAVLLRELAYLPKGATAVLITPVIGDELVKVMDLLHYRRIKSELFLLKSHSHLSERERTCLVKLEKYGVLTHLIGSEQDLAGTIGGATVRAANN, encoded by the coding sequence ATGGTTCGTACGCTGATCCATGTTCTGTTGTGGGCCATATCTCTGGTAGCCGCCTATTTATATGCCAGATTTCAAGGTGGGTTTGCCTCCTGGTTTTTGTTGTCTGCCACCAGTGTGATCGCGGTTTATGAGTTTCTGACCCGTTTGTTGGCAGGCAGAGGGATGAGGAGCAGGCGATTTCTGTCTGCCACAGGGTTAACGGCAGGTCAAGATCTTGATGTGGAACTGGATGTTCAATTTGCTAACAGGTGGCCGGTGGTTTGGCTTGCGATTGAAGATCAGATTCCCCGTGAATTGCAAATTCGCGGCGCGGTGAACAGGCGCATTTTTTTTCCGGGATTTCAGACAAAATTGTGGATGAGATATAAGATTTCGAATCTGCAAAGGGGAAAATATACGTTTGGCGATACGGTATTCCGAACAAGTGACATATTCGGTTTTGAACGGCGGAAGATGGTTCATCGCCGGAATGATTCGATTACGGTCTATCCCAAAATGGTACCGATCCACACATGGAACACCGTGAACCGGTTGAACAACGGGCTGTCTTTTGCGCAAAATCAGGCGGTCGAAGATACGGTCAATGTGCTGGGGATTCGGGAGTATGCGCCGGGGGATCGTCTTTCACAAATTCACTGGCGAACAACTGCAAAGACAGGTCGCCTGATGACAAAGGAATTTGAATGGCATTCCACCAATGAATGGGTGTTGTTTTTTAATCGCAATGCGGAGGATTTCGCGGCAGAAAGTCTAATAACGTTCGAAACGGCAGTGACAGTGGCTGCTTCCTTGATGCGGTACGGTCTGCATAAAAAGCATGCGGTCGGGTTGGTTTCTTATGGGAAGGAGCGGATGGCCATTCCTCCGTATCGGAGCCAGGATCAATTCCTGAAGGTGTTGGATCATCTGGCCGTAGTTCAACCGGATTCTGAATTGCCGTTTACAGCAGTTCTCTTGCGGGAACTGGCGTATTTGCCAAAAGGCGCAACGGCCGTATTGATAACGCCGGTAATCGGAGACGAACTGGTTAAGGTAATGGATCTGTTGCATTACCGAAGAATAAAATCCGAATTGTTTTTGTTAAAAAGCCATTCTCATCTTTCGGAGCGAGAACGGACATGTCTTGTGAAACTTGAAAAATATGGTGTTCTTACGCATCTTATCGGGAGTGAACAGGATTTGGCCGGTACGATTGGGGGTGCGACCGTTCGTGCAGCGAACAACTAA
- a CDS encoding AAA family ATPase: protein MDQNYDQPHEIIKAVVSNVEKVIVGKSDAVHLCLTALLAGGHVLLEDVPGVGKTMLVKALAKSLGCSFKRIQFTPDLLPSDVTGVSIYNQKTQEFEFRPGPIMANVVLADEINRTSPKTQSALLEAMEEGGVTVDGTTHVLQKPFMVMATQNPIEYEGTFPLPEAQLDRFLLKIRLGYPSESDEFNILSRQIKGNPIETIEQVIDLEGLQKMQEAVFRVHVDNSLREYIVKIAASTRENRHIYLGVSPRGSIALLRASMALAFILGRDYVVPDDIKRLVPYTFGHRIIPSSESRLSGITVDSLLQDAMRSIPVPVL, encoded by the coding sequence CTGGATCAGAACTATGACCAGCCGCATGAAATCATAAAAGCGGTAGTTTCGAATGTGGAAAAAGTGATTGTCGGCAAATCAGACGCCGTTCATTTATGTTTGACTGCCTTATTGGCGGGCGGGCATGTATTGCTGGAGGATGTTCCCGGAGTTGGCAAAACGATGTTGGTCAAGGCTCTTGCCAAATCGCTTGGCTGCTCGTTTAAGCGGATTCAGTTCACGCCGGACTTGCTGCCGTCCGACGTTACGGGTGTCTCGATCTATAACCAAAAAACGCAGGAATTTGAATTTCGTCCGGGACCCATTATGGCCAATGTCGTATTGGCGGACGAGATCAATCGAACTTCCCCCAAAACGCAATCCGCCCTGCTGGAAGCGATGGAAGAAGGGGGCGTTACGGTTGATGGAACTACTCATGTATTGCAAAAGCCGTTCATGGTAATGGCCACCCAAAATCCGATTGAATATGAAGGAACGTTCCCGCTGCCGGAAGCGCAGTTGGACCGATTTTTGTTAAAAATCCGCCTGGGCTATCCGAGTGAATCGGACGAATTTAATATTCTTTCACGTCAAATCAAAGGAAATCCGATTGAAACGATCGAGCAGGTGATCGATCTGGAAGGACTGCAGAAGATGCAGGAAGCGGTTTTCCGTGTGCATGTAGATAACAGTCTGCGGGAATACATCGTAAAGATTGCGGCATCCACACGAGAAAATCGCCATATTTATCTGGGAGTATCGCCGCGCGGTTCGATCGCTTTACTAAGAGCCTCGATGGCTCTTGCATTTATACTCGGACGGGATTATGTGGTGCCCGATGATATTAAACGATTGGTTCCTTACACATTTGGTCACCGTATCATCCCGAGCAGCGAATCCCGCCTGTCCGGGATAACGGTCGATTCTCTGTTGCAGGATGCTATGCGATCGATTCCCGTTCCAGTATTGTAA